The DNA window CACCGCCTATGCCTCCCGCCTTGCTGCCACGATCGAGCAGATGCACCCGCTATCGGCCCTACGGGTTCAGGCCGACTCGCTCGACGTCGCCACCTGGGAACACGAGAGCCTGGTGATCGCGCAACGCGACGCATACAGCGGAATCACGCCGGGCACTGCGCCGTCTGCCGCGTACCAGGCCGCCGCGCTCGCCGTATCCGAAGCCCGCATCGCGCTGGCCGGCTACCGGCTGGCGGCGCTGCTCAACGCGGCGCTGAGGTAGCACTCGCCGGTCACGCCGGGGGAGCGCCACCCGGCGTGGCCGCTCCCGCTTCCCGCCGGTACCGCTCCCACTCGTCTCGCTCGATCCGCCGCGCGGGCACTCCGCCCCACCGCTCACGCGGCCCCACACGCGTGCCCGGCAGCAACACGGAATGCGCCAGCACCGTCGCGCCTTCGCCGACTTCGACATCGCCCATCACCGTCGCCTTCTCGCCGATCGTCGCCCGACTGCCGATCGTCACCGGCGCGATCACCAGGCGTCCCGCGCCGCCATAGTGGCAGAAGATCTGCGCGCTCCCACCGATCGACACGTCATCGCCGAGCGTGATCATGGAGACGTCGGTGAGATACTCCGTCGTGATGCGCGGCCGCGTCCCCATCCGCATCCCCATCGCCCGCAGGAACCACACGCCAAACGGCGTCAACGTCACGAAGGGCAGAAAGGTCAAGCGCACCAGGTAGAACAATCCGTTGTGCAGGTACCACGGCACCGCAGCAACCGTGAAGTAGCCGCCGTCGAACCGCTTGAGCCGCGTCGGCAGCACGAGATTGAACACCGGCACCACGACGAGCAGCGCGAACCCCCACAGGAACATCGACGCGCCACTCGCTACCCCGAGCACGGGCCACCGCACCCAACTATTCCAGCGCCAGACCGCCGGCCCCACTCGGCTCATGATCCAGAGCGAAGGCACGAGCGCCAGCCCCAGCGCCGTCGCCGCGATCGCGTAGATCGCCACCACGGCCAACGCGTAGCTCAAGCCGTTGAACCGGCGCACGAACCGGTCCACCGCTCCCGTTGCGGGGGGATTGTCCGCCGGATCGAAGAATCGCATGGCGGCGTGCCTATGCCCCTTCGCGTGCTTCTCTTGCCCCGAAGTACAGCCCGCCGCCCGAGATCACCAACATGATCACGAACATGAAGAACCCATACACGCACGCCGGATAGCCGAGCAGCGTGCCAGGGGCTCCGGGGGACGGACAACTCAAGGCACCTGTCTTGCCGAGCAATTCCTGGTAGCTCAGCGTGCCCGAGAACGCAGTGCCCAGCACGCTCAGCGCAAACACGAACTGCAACGCCCGTTTGATCACCATGCCGCACCTCCGCGGTCAGACGCCCGGAACGCGTACCGGCGGGTGGCCGCAACGCGACGTCTGTTTGCAAGTTCGCCGGCAGGCGCCCACCCGCAGCCGGGGAATGCATTGGGGGTGCGTAAGGAACACCCGCACACCCGGCTCTGCCCGTCCGCACGTCACTTGGGGGTTCTGCGGACTGTAGCGGTAACCGGTGTGTGCGACCTTCTGATGTGTCGGTACATCCCACGCCCATCCTCGATGTGAGGCCCCCATGCGCGCACGCGATCTCATGACCCCGACGCCAACGGTGATCACCGCTGACGACCCGATTCCCAAGACGGCCGAAGTCATGCGAAACCTGGACGTCGGCATGCTGCCGGTGGTCGATGATCTCGTGGGCCGCCACCTGATCGGCGTGATCACCGATCGCGATATCGTCGTGCGCTGCCTGGCCGACCAGAGTCTGATCCAGTGCCAGGTGCGCAATCACATGACGACGGCGCCTCTGGCGTACGTGCGCGAGACGGCAGAGCTCGCGGACATCGCCACCAAGATGGAGCGCTACCAGGTGCGGCGGGTGCCCGTCGTCGATGCGGACATGCGCGTGATCGGCATCGTAACGCAGGCCGACCTGGCACGCCGCGTCGGCCCGGAGAATCCGGCACTGGTCGAAGAAGTCATCGAACGCATTTCCAGCCCCGGCGTGCTCGTGCACTGAGACACCCCGGAAGGACGACCCGAAGGCACACGACAGGCCGCCCCGACGCGGCCGGGAGAACCCCATGAAGACCGACATGCAGCTCCAGCGCGATGTGATCGAAGAGATGGCTTGGCAGCCCAACATCAGCGATGCCGAGATCGCCGTGGGCGCCAAGAACGGTGTCGTGACGCTTTCCGGATTCGTCAACACATATGCTCAGAAATACGGCGCGGTGCGCGCGGCCGAAAAGGTGCGCGGCGTGCACGCTGTAGCCGACGACCTCAAAGTCCGGCTGCCACAGTCGCTGATGCGCTCCGACACCGACATCGCGCACGCAGCCGTGTCGGCGCTCAAATGGGACGTCGAGGTCCCCGACACGCGCATCAAGGCGCTGGTCGACGACGGGTGGGTATCGCTCGATGGCACCGTGGATTGGCAGTTTCAGCGGCTGGCCGCAGAGCGGGCCGTGCGCCATCTGTCGGGCGTGAAGGGGGTGATCAACCGGATCACCGTGCAGCAGCCCAAGGTGTCGGCGTACGAGGTGAATCTCCGCATCCAGGAAGCGCTCAAACGCAGCGCCGCGGTGGACGCCGACAAGATCTCGATCGAGGCCAAGGACGGGAAAGTCGTGCTCCGCGGCACCGTGCGGTCATGGTCGGAGCGCGAGGACGCCGAGCGCGCTGCCTGGGCGGCCCCCGGAGTGACCGAGGTCGACGACGAGATCGCCGTGGCCTTCTGAACCGGAGACGCCGCCGATGACACCGCGATTCCGTGACCGCCGCGAAGCGGGACAGCGCCTGGCCGAATTGATGCAGCCGTATGCGCTGGAGCCCGGTCTGATCGTGCTCGGCCTGCCCCGCGGCGGAGTGCCCGTGGCCTACGAAGTCGCCGCATCGCTGGATGCGCCATTGGACGTGTTCGTCGTCCGTAAGTTGGGCGTGCCCGGCCACGAGGAATATGCGATGGGCGCGATCGCCAGCGGCGGCATCCGCGTCCTCAACCAGGACGTGATTCGCGAGTTGCAGATTCCGCTCCCCGCCGTCGAAGCGGTGGAGCGGGCCGAACGGGCCGAACTGGCGCGGCGCGAGCAGGCGTATCGCGACGCCCGGCCGGCTCCGGTGCTGCGCGACCGCACCGTCGTACTCGTCGACGACGGGCTGGCCACCGGCTCGACGATGCTCGCCGCGATCGCCGCCGCGCGCACGCAGCAACCGCGCCAGGTCATCGTCGCCGTGCCCGTCGCGTCCCCCGACGCCTGCGCCGCCGTTCGGCGGGAAGCCGATGCTTGCGTGTGTGTGTCCACGCCCGACCCATTCTACGGCGTCGGGCTCTGGTACCTGAACTTCAATCAGACAACCGACGACGAGGTGCAGCGGTTGCTGGCGGACCGCGCCGCGCCCGATTCGACGGTCGTCCATCCCTGATGGAATCGTGAGGAGCGGGCCATGCCAACCGTTGCACGCGCCACCCTGCCGCAAGTCGTCGCCGACGCGGCGTATCCGCTCACCGGCGGGCCCGAAGACTTCGATCCGCTGCTCGCACGCATCGGCGACGCGCCGGTCGTGCTGATCGGCGAGGCCTCGCACGGCACGCACGAGTTCTACCGCATCCGGGCCGAGATCACCAAGCGATTGATCGCCGAGCGCGGGTTCTCGGCGGTGGCCGTGGAGGCCGACTGGCCCGACGCCTACCGCGTGAACCGCTACGTGCGTGGCGGGGGCGACGACGGAGACGCCACCGAAGCGCTGAGCGGGTTCGTGCGCTTCCCGCAGTGGATGTGGCGCAACGCCGATGTACTCGATTTCGTCGGCTGGCTGCGCGCCTTCAACGAAACCCGTCCGGAGCCCGACCGCCGGGTCGGGTTCTACGGCCTGGACCTGTACAGCCTGCACGCGTCGATA is part of the Gemmatimonadaceae bacterium genome and encodes:
- a CDS encoding CBS domain-containing protein, with the translated sequence MRARDLMTPTPTVITADDPIPKTAEVMRNLDVGMLPVVDDLVGRHLIGVITDRDIVVRCLADQSLIQCQVRNHMTTAPLAYVRETAELADIATKMERYQVRRVPVVDADMRVIGIVTQADLARRVGPENPALVEEVIERISSPGVLVH
- a CDS encoding BON domain-containing protein — encoded protein: MKTDMQLQRDVIEEMAWQPNISDAEIAVGAKNGVVTLSGFVNTYAQKYGAVRAAEKVRGVHAVADDLKVRLPQSLMRSDTDIAHAAVSALKWDVEVPDTRIKALVDDGWVSLDGTVDWQFQRLAAERAVRHLSGVKGVINRITVQQPKVSAYEVNLRIQEALKRSAAVDADKISIEAKDGKVVLRGTVRSWSEREDAERAAWAAPGVTEVDDEIAVAF
- a CDS encoding phosphoribosyltransferase — its product is MTPRFRDRREAGQRLAELMQPYALEPGLIVLGLPRGGVPVAYEVAASLDAPLDVFVVRKLGVPGHEEYAMGAIASGGIRVLNQDVIRELQIPLPAVEAVERAERAELARREQAYRDARPAPVLRDRTVVLVDDGLATGSTMLAAIAAARTQQPRQVIVAVPVASPDACAAVRREADACVCVSTPDPFYGVGLWYLNFNQTTDDEVQRLLADRAAPDSTVVHP